The DNA sequence GTGCTGCGTCAGAGATGTCGCCAGCTCGCCCCGGAGTTGCTGGTAGGCCGCATCGAGCATTTCCTCGGGGGTTTCCGTTCCATTGGCGGTTGTTTGTTCTGGTTGCTCTGCCCGTGGCGTTTTGTTCGCTGTTTGTCGAAATTGGAGAAATGAAGGGAACTGTTCGAGAAATTTGATGGTCACGCGATCTGGTGGGTTTTGGAGCACGGACTCTCCCTCGGGCGTGATCCTCAGAATACCGCGTTTTGGCGAGTCGAGCAGGCCGGCCATGGTCAAATAAGCCTTGGCCCAGGCCACGCGGTTGATGAAGGTTGTTTGGCGTCCGCTGGGCAATTTTGCAGCCAGTTCTTCGGGCGTTAATGCAAAGTGCCGGGCAAGAATTTGGCGCATTTCCACCAGGGAATGCTCGCCACGATCTCCGGCCAAGCGGAGCAGGGGGAGCATGATGGTTTGGAAATCGGGTATGGACATGGCGTCTCCAAGGCTGCGTTTTGCCGTGCATAGCCAAGAGCATCGGCCGGGTCCAGCCTGGGATCGAGAAAAGATGACAAACCCCGCCCCCTTGCCTAGAACGTGGCCATCCCAATCCTTGGAGAC is a window from the Deltaproteobacteria bacterium genome containing:
- a CDS encoding restriction endonuclease, which encodes MSIPDFQTIMLPLLRLAGDRGEHSLVEMRQILARHFALTPEELAAKLPSGRQTTFINRVAWAKAYLTMAGLLDSPKRGILRITPEGESVLQNPPDRVTIKFLEQFPSFLQFRQTANKTPRAEQPEQTTANGTETPEEMLDAAYQQLRGELATSLTQH